One stretch of Rosistilla oblonga DNA includes these proteins:
- the recJ gene encoding single-stranded-DNA-specific exonuclease RecJ — MRQSRLPAVVAQVLIRRGVFHSEDVQRFLESRLTMLRDPEDLPGVPAAADQIHQAILDRKSIVIYGDYDADGITGTAILFNGLKLLGADVSYFVPNRLEDGYGLNCDSIRKLATRGKQMVISVDCGIASPVEADLCKELGLELIVTDHHQFGDRLPDATLVHPRLPGTQYPFAGLCGAGVAFKLAWSVCQRACGAKKVTERLRSYLMQSLAVAAIGTVADVVPMLDENRILVHHGLRSLLSNPSIGMRELLKITKLDQKSALSSEDIAFMLAPRLNATGRLGQAQLGVELLTTDNPVRAAALAEYIDGLNGSRQTLERSVYLAADKQAKSEFDPDQDPALVLSGVDWHKGVIGVVAGRIAEKYGRPTIILSLDGAAGKPAIGSARSGGMVDLHAMLGECDEHLITYGGHAAAAGVTLDESSLDRFREAFCEAVSQNVPSDYEAEISIDAEASFSLWNLETVKQVEMLEPFGDSNPRPIFCASGVSLKEPARKMGGGDRHLTVNLVQQNSAMRAVAFGAGQWCEELNELNAPIDVAYRPVINEFRGYRKVEIQIVDWRPSGQRASD, encoded by the coding sequence ATGCGCCAATCCCGGCTGCCTGCTGTGGTCGCCCAAGTGCTGATCCGGCGTGGCGTATTTCATTCCGAAGACGTCCAGCGGTTTCTCGAAAGCCGTTTGACCATGCTGCGTGACCCCGAGGATCTGCCCGGGGTTCCGGCCGCTGCTGATCAGATCCATCAAGCGATCCTCGATCGCAAATCGATTGTGATCTACGGCGATTACGACGCCGATGGGATCACCGGCACCGCGATCCTATTCAATGGGTTGAAGTTGCTTGGGGCGGACGTCAGCTATTTCGTCCCCAATCGGCTGGAGGATGGCTACGGTCTGAATTGCGATTCGATTCGCAAGCTGGCTACTCGCGGCAAGCAGATGGTGATCAGCGTCGATTGCGGGATCGCAAGTCCCGTCGAAGCTGATCTCTGCAAGGAGCTGGGCCTGGAATTGATCGTCACCGATCACCATCAGTTTGGCGATCGGTTGCCCGATGCCACGCTGGTCCATCCGCGTCTGCCAGGCACTCAGTATCCGTTTGCGGGGCTGTGTGGTGCGGGTGTCGCGTTCAAGCTGGCTTGGTCGGTTTGCCAGCGTGCCTGTGGCGCGAAGAAGGTGACCGAGCGGTTGCGTTCGTATCTGATGCAGTCGTTAGCGGTCGCCGCGATCGGCACGGTCGCCGACGTCGTTCCAATGTTGGATGAGAATCGGATTCTGGTCCACCACGGGCTGCGAAGCCTGTTGTCGAACCCATCGATCGGGATGCGCGAACTGCTGAAGATCACCAAGCTGGATCAGAAGTCGGCGCTCTCCAGCGAGGATATCGCTTTTATGCTCGCCCCACGGCTCAACGCGACCGGGCGGCTGGGGCAGGCTCAGTTGGGCGTCGAGCTGTTGACGACCGACAATCCCGTCCGCGCTGCGGCGTTGGCGGAGTATATCGACGGGCTCAACGGCAGTCGGCAGACGCTGGAGCGGAGCGTTTATCTGGCGGCTGATAAGCAAGCCAAGTCGGAGTTCGATCCCGATCAGGATCCGGCGCTAGTGCTCAGTGGAGTCGATTGGCACAAGGGAGTGATCGGCGTCGTCGCCGGGCGAATCGCCGAGAAGTACGGCCGACCGACGATCATCCTGTCGTTGGACGGTGCCGCGGGTAAGCCGGCTATCGGTTCGGCTCGGTCGGGCGGAATGGTCGACCTGCACGCGATGCTTGGCGAGTGCGACGAGCATCTGATCACCTACGGCGGTCACGCCGCAGCGGCTGGCGTGACCTTGGACGAGTCCTCGCTAGATCGTTTCCGCGAAGCGTTCTGCGAAGCGGTTTCACAAAACGTCCCCAGCGACTACGAGGCCGAGATCAGTATCGATGCCGAAGCGTCGTTCAGCTTGTGGAATCTAGAAACCGTCAAGCAGGTCGAGATGTTGGAGCCGTTTGGCGACAGCAATCCCCGGCCGATCTTCTGCGCCTCGGGAGTCTCGCTGAAAGAGCCCGCTCGGAAGATGGGAGGAGGCGACCGGCACCTGACCGTCAACCTCGTGCAGCAGAACAGCGCGATGCGAGCTGTTGCATTTGGAGCCGGTCAGTGGTGCGAGGAGCTGAACGAGTTGAACGCTCCGATCGATGTCGCCTACCGCCCAGTAATCAACGAGTTCCGTGGCTATCGGAAAGTCGAGATCCAGATCGTCGATTGGCGACCCTCGGGCCAGCGCGCTTCGGATTGA
- a CDS encoding 3-keto-disaccharide hydrolase, which translates to MSHSISCLCLIVATAAFAVAQDSPAKTPATNEQPAAETKPADSPAAAAEKPAEPEAEKPKEQPAAEKPKQEAKPNKPAEDKKAAEEKKPEEKAAAKPADASPKSMTPIGYTDTQLLPGQPWRIHDLLRPRPRAVTPGADSPAAPPSDAIVLFDGTDLSNWGHQDSKVPGQYTPARWTVKDGYMESKRGTGYLCSLDNVGSCQLHIEWASPKKVVGDGQGRGNSGIKLWGAFEVQVLDSYNNRTYADGQAGAVYGQYPPAVNATLPPGEWQAYDVIYEMPEFDDEGKLTKPAYLTVFHNGVLLHHHRELTGPTGRANSKYSSHPPGGSIMLQDHGNPVRYRNIWVRPL; encoded by the coding sequence ATGTCTCATTCGATCTCCTGCCTCTGCCTGATCGTCGCTACGGCGGCATTTGCCGTCGCTCAAGACAGCCCCGCCAAGACTCCGGCGACCAACGAACAACCGGCGGCGGAGACGAAGCCGGCTGATTCGCCCGCGGCGGCAGCTGAAAAGCCAGCCGAACCGGAAGCCGAAAAGCCGAAGGAGCAACCGGCGGCGGAAAAGCCAAAGCAGGAAGCGAAGCCGAACAAGCCAGCCGAAGACAAGAAAGCGGCTGAAGAGAAGAAGCCTGAGGAAAAAGCAGCGGCCAAACCGGCTGACGCTTCTCCCAAGTCGATGACACCAATCGGTTACACCGACACGCAACTGCTGCCCGGGCAACCGTGGCGAATCCACGATCTGCTGCGTCCACGCCCACGCGCTGTCACGCCAGGAGCAGACTCGCCCGCCGCTCCACCAAGCGATGCGATCGTGCTGTTCGACGGAACCGATCTGTCGAACTGGGGCCACCAAGACAGCAAGGTCCCAGGCCAATACACCCCCGCTCGCTGGACCGTCAAAGACGGCTACATGGAATCGAAGCGAGGCACCGGATACCTCTGCTCACTGGACAACGTCGGCAGCTGCCAACTGCATATCGAATGGGCCTCGCCCAAGAAGGTTGTCGGAGACGGCCAGGGACGCGGAAACAGCGGAATCAAGCTGTGGGGGGCGTTCGAGGTCCAAGTGCTCGATTCGTACAACAACCGAACCTACGCCGACGGCCAAGCTGGCGCTGTCTACGGCCAATATCCACCAGCGGTCAACGCCACGCTACCGCCGGGAGAATGGCAGGCTTACGACGTGATCTACGAGATGCCCGAATTCGACGACGAGGGAAAGCTGACTAAGCCGGCTTACCTGACCGTCTTCCATAACGGCGTGCTGCTGCATCACCATCGCGAACTGACAGGCCCCACCGGCCGAGCCAATTCGAAATACAGCAGCCACCCGCCGGGCGGATCGATCATGCTGCAAGACCACGGCAACCCCGTCCGCTATCGCAACATCTGGGTTCGCCCGCTTTAA
- a CDS encoding HEAT repeat domain-containing protein, which translates to MSIALRTCQALLALLILQTTLPSFAQAQATDVPSLLQELRQGTTEQQTAALKGLAGTPDGPARTAAINGLVKLLDSDKPALRARSAYALGYLADGNVDVAKALIPHATDNNPRVRNAVIKALIRIKAPRELTMPIWAKTLKSSDPETIMQVIHTMADLGGDAIPALRETLTHPDAAYWALLVVSEIGPDAAELTPQLMELVDHAQPEVQLQAIIAIGKIQGDGEKIVPGLVKVLKSDAPLAGKYAACFALSQYPEPKSGAEALEATLDEATDTELKLLAGWSLLTLNPESAKRPTALTAIIAGLSSDQPRIRQLAVRALGDIKPGSDGPNPMVIQAMTKALQDSEPAVISQIVDVLADKGTAAMGVIKTGLANKSLRPLGIELARRLGPDAAPLVPDLIAAMKSSDDPEQVREIAFALASIGSAAQPASDVLVAQLSNDNRRVRYSACYALGSIGATSNSVLSELQQRLKCDDSFLQLSAAWSLLKLQPGDPKLVAQAVPLLTEALQFENEFVRLEAARTLGTLGKAAAGSVDQLKALQSDESSMVREAAAEAVQAIQGN; encoded by the coding sequence ATGTCCATCGCCCTGCGTACCTGCCAAGCTTTACTGGCACTACTGATACTCCAAACGACGCTCCCAAGCTTCGCCCAGGCCCAAGCCACCGACGTCCCTTCGCTGCTGCAAGAATTGCGACAGGGAACAACCGAACAACAGACAGCCGCCCTCAAAGGCTTGGCTGGCACGCCCGATGGCCCGGCCCGCACCGCCGCGATCAACGGCCTGGTGAAACTGCTCGACTCCGACAAACCAGCCCTCCGCGCTCGGTCGGCTTACGCTCTGGGCTACCTCGCCGACGGCAACGTCGACGTCGCCAAAGCGCTGATCCCACACGCTACGGACAACAACCCACGCGTCCGCAATGCGGTTATCAAGGCCTTGATCCGCATCAAAGCTCCGCGCGAATTGACGATGCCGATCTGGGCTAAAACCCTGAAGAGCAGCGACCCCGAAACGATCATGCAAGTCATCCACACGATGGCCGACCTGGGTGGCGATGCGATCCCCGCTCTTCGCGAGACGCTCACTCACCCCGACGCCGCCTACTGGGCTCTGTTGGTCGTCAGCGAAATCGGCCCCGATGCTGCCGAACTGACTCCCCAACTGATGGAGCTGGTCGACCACGCTCAACCCGAAGTCCAACTGCAAGCGATCATCGCGATCGGCAAGATCCAAGGCGATGGCGAGAAGATCGTCCCCGGACTGGTTAAGGTCCTGAAAAGCGACGCGCCGCTAGCTGGCAAATACGCTGCCTGTTTTGCCCTCAGCCAATACCCTGAACCGAAATCGGGCGCCGAAGCTCTCGAAGCAACTCTCGACGAAGCGACCGACACCGAATTGAAACTGCTGGCCGGATGGAGCCTGCTGACCCTGAACCCCGAATCGGCAAAGCGGCCCACCGCACTGACCGCGATCATCGCTGGCCTTTCGTCCGACCAACCGCGCATCCGCCAACTGGCAGTCCGCGCTCTGGGCGACATCAAACCGGGCAGCGATGGCCCCAACCCGATGGTGATCCAAGCGATGACCAAGGCGCTGCAAGACAGCGAACCGGCAGTGATCTCGCAAATCGTCGACGTCCTGGCCGACAAGGGAACCGCCGCGATGGGCGTGATCAAAACCGGCCTGGCTAACAAATCGCTCCGCCCTCTGGGAATCGAACTGGCTCGCCGACTTGGACCCGACGCCGCGCCACTGGTACCCGATCTGATCGCTGCGATGAAGTCGAGCGACGATCCCGAACAAGTCCGTGAGATCGCATTCGCACTCGCTTCGATCGGTTCGGCCGCTCAGCCAGCCAGCGACGTCTTGGTCGCTCAACTGTCCAACGACAATCGCCGCGTTCGCTACAGCGCATGTTACGCGTTGGGAAGCATCGGCGCGACATCGAACTCTGTGTTGAGCGAACTGCAGCAACGCCTCAAGTGCGACGATTCGTTCCTGCAACTCTCGGCCGCTTGGTCGCTGCTGAAACTGCAGCCTGGCGATCCCAAGTTGGTCGCTCAAGCAGTTCCCTTGCTGACCGAAGCCCTGCAGTTCGAAAACGAATTCGTCCGCTTGGAAGCTGCTCGCACGCTCGGCACGCTTGGCAAAGCCGCTGCGGGTTCGGTCGACCAGCTGAAAGCACTGCAGAGCGACGAAAGCTCGATGGTTCGCGAAGCGGCAGCCGAAGCTGTTCAAGCGATCCAAGGAAACTAG
- a CDS encoding thiamine-phosphate kinase has protein sequence MEQSFLAWLRGRQRLLPQVAVGIGDDAAVIDWPQSRQLVTSVDTIVDGVDFLLDQHSPAAIGHKALAVNLSDLAAMAADPVAALVAISLPNENATQVAAAVYEGILATAADFGVAISGGDITCYDGPLAISITIIGQAEPQKSWLRSGAQPDDAVLVSGSLGGSILQKHLAFTPRVRLAQQLRDNFRINAAIDISDGLLLDLDRLCAASGCGIELELDRVPVSEDAQALSQQDGGDPLEHALGDGEDYELILTCPADQAAEILAADLGTPLTQIGTLTSRTGLWSKLPNKLIRLSPRGFVHGG, from the coding sequence ATGGAACAGAGTTTCTTAGCATGGCTGCGCGGCCGTCAGCGTTTGTTGCCACAAGTTGCCGTTGGTATCGGCGATGATGCCGCGGTCATCGATTGGCCTCAGTCGCGACAGTTGGTGACCAGCGTCGATACGATCGTCGATGGAGTCGACTTTTTGCTGGACCAACATTCACCTGCGGCGATCGGGCATAAGGCTCTGGCGGTCAATCTCAGCGATCTGGCCGCGATGGCTGCCGATCCGGTCGCAGCGCTTGTGGCGATTTCGTTGCCCAATGAAAACGCGACCCAGGTGGCGGCGGCGGTCTACGAGGGAATCCTCGCGACGGCGGCAGATTTTGGCGTCGCGATCAGCGGCGGCGACATCACCTGCTACGACGGTCCGCTGGCGATCTCGATCACGATCATCGGGCAGGCTGAGCCGCAGAAATCGTGGCTCCGCAGTGGTGCGCAACCCGACGACGCGGTTCTGGTCAGCGGTTCGCTGGGGGGCAGTATTCTGCAAAAGCACCTCGCGTTTACTCCGCGAGTCCGCCTGGCGCAACAGCTTCGCGACAACTTCAGGATCAACGCGGCGATCGACATCAGCGATGGCCTGCTGTTGGATCTGGACCGCTTGTGCGCCGCTAGCGGTTGTGGGATCGAGTTGGAGTTGGATCGGGTGCCGGTTTCGGAGGATGCACAAGCGTTGTCGCAGCAGGACGGCGGCGATCCGCTGGAACATGCGCTCGGCGACGGCGAGGATTATGAATTGATCCTCACCTGCCCTGCCGATCAGGCGGCCGAAATCTTGGCGGCTGACTTGGGAACGCCGCTGACTCAAATCGGAACTCTGACCAGCCGGACCGGGCTGTGGTCGAAGCTGCCTAATAAATTGATCCGCTTGTCGCCTCGCGGCTTTGTCCACGGCGGCTGA
- the rpsT gene encoding 30S ribosomal protein S20, with amino-acid sequence MPNSEGAKKRLRQSFVRRDRNKAIKTAMRTQIRKVREAVQAGDFSAAEEQFRLAAKRLDRAGAKNIIHRNAAARTKSRLHHLIKTSKLQSA; translated from the coding sequence ATGCCAAATTCCGAAGGTGCTAAAAAACGTCTCCGCCAGAGCTTTGTCCGTCGCGATCGTAACAAAGCGATCAAGACCGCGATGCGCACCCAAATCCGCAAGGTTCGCGAAGCGGTACAAGCTGGCGACTTTAGCGCTGCTGAAGAACAGTTCCGCCTGGCTGCCAAGCGATTGGACCGTGCTGGTGCGAAGAACATCATCCACCGCAACGCCGCAGCTCGCACCAAGAGCCGTCTGCACCACTTGATCAAGACTTCGAAACTGCAATCGGCGTAA
- the cobA gene encoding uroporphyrinogen-III C-methyltransferase produces MLGHVYLIGAGPGDPQLITLRGVQCLKKADIVLYDGLVNSQLLAHAAADAELVCVGKHGQQRIWTQDEIQVELLRLAGEGRIVARLKGGDPAVFARGAEEAAALSQAGIPFEVVPGITAALAAGSFAGIPITHRHHASAVALVTGHQQDNDATDLDWNALAKFPGTLVIYMGVTTAHIWSKALIDGGKATDTPVAIVRRCTWSDQQIFRCTLAEVADRLSPANKIRPPAIVIVGPVADLPDQLDWFQRRPLVGQRVLVTRPSGQADALGEALKELGAEPLYQPAVEIAPPADFADVDDSIARLAEFDWIVFSSRNGVQYYLDRILELGRDMRLLGRCQIAAVGDRTAEALRRYGLLADLVPEDFEAASLAASMAPQAAGKQILSIRASRGRDVLRQQLVDAGASVRDVVVYQNRDVLQADAKIGQRMADGEIDWTTVTSSAIARSLVQMFGDSLNRTKLASLSPITTQTLQGLGFSVACEAKQYTMDGLVEAIHQAGD; encoded by the coding sequence ATGCTTGGACACGTATATTTGATCGGAGCCGGTCCCGGCGATCCTCAGTTGATTACGCTGCGGGGGGTCCAATGTCTGAAAAAAGCAGACATCGTGCTGTACGATGGGCTAGTCAATTCGCAATTGCTGGCCCACGCCGCCGCCGATGCCGAGCTCGTCTGCGTCGGCAAACATGGCCAGCAACGGATCTGGACCCAAGACGAAATTCAAGTCGAATTGCTCCGCTTGGCGGGTGAGGGGCGGATCGTCGCCCGGCTCAAAGGTGGCGACCCGGCGGTCTTCGCGCGAGGAGCCGAAGAAGCCGCAGCGCTGTCGCAGGCGGGGATCCCGTTCGAAGTCGTCCCCGGAATCACAGCCGCCTTGGCTGCCGGAAGCTTCGCTGGCATCCCGATCACGCATCGCCACCACGCCTCTGCTGTGGCGTTGGTCACCGGGCATCAACAGGACAACGACGCCACCGATCTCGACTGGAACGCGTTGGCGAAGTTCCCCGGCACGTTGGTGATCTACATGGGAGTCACGACCGCCCACATTTGGTCGAAGGCTCTGATCGACGGCGGCAAGGCGACCGACACGCCCGTTGCGATCGTCCGCCGCTGCACCTGGTCGGACCAGCAGATCTTCCGCTGCACGTTGGCCGAGGTCGCCGATCGGTTGTCACCAGCCAACAAGATCCGCCCGCCGGCGATTGTGATCGTTGGGCCGGTTGCCGATCTGCCCGATCAGCTGGATTGGTTCCAGCGGCGCCCTTTGGTCGGGCAGCGCGTCTTGGTTACGCGTCCGAGTGGGCAAGCCGATGCGTTGGGGGAGGCCCTGAAAGAATTGGGCGCCGAGCCGTTGTATCAGCCCGCCGTCGAGATCGCTCCGCCAGCCGATTTTGCCGACGTCGACGACAGCATCGCCCGGCTTGCCGAATTCGACTGGATCGTCTTCAGCAGCCGCAATGGCGTCCAATACTATCTGGATCGGATCCTGGAGCTCGGCCGCGACATGCGGCTGCTGGGGCGTTGCCAGATCGCCGCGGTGGGCGATCGGACGGCGGAGGCTTTGCGGCGGTATGGCTTGCTGGCCGATCTGGTTCCCGAGGACTTCGAAGCTGCCTCGCTAGCGGCGTCGATGGCGCCGCAGGCCGCTGGGAAACAGATCCTTTCGATCCGCGCCAGTCGCGGCCGCGATGTCTTGCGACAGCAGTTGGTCGATGCGGGGGCAAGCGTCCGCGACGTGGTCGTTTATCAGAATCGCGACGTGCTTCAGGCGGACGCCAAGATCGGCCAGCGGATGGCCGACGGAGAGATCGATTGGACCACGGTCACCAGCAGTGCGATCGCGCGGTCGTTGGTGCAGATGTTTGGCGATTCGCTGAACCGGACCAAGCTGGCCAGTCTGAGTCCAATCACGACGCAGACGCTGCAGGGGCTCGGTTTTTCGGTAGCTTGCGAGGCCAAGCAGTACACGATGGATGGCCTGGTCGAAGCGATTCATCAGGCTGGCGATTAG
- a CDS encoding MBL fold metallo-hydrolase — protein sequence MLPHKTLFPGVIELNFQAGEVLGCNVYLVHDQGEWTLIDIGYEETVDEFIELIRQLDFPLSKCKTLIATHADVDHIQGLAKAKQMLRTSVTSHPLAVEALQTGDKLTTFAEIKAQNIHLDMPPVEIEHQINDGDTIRIGNLELEVWHTPGHTDSQLSFRLGDVLFSGDNIYRDGCVGAIDAHHGSNINDFIKSLERIRDSDVVWLLPSHGPFFRKDEKMLNATIDRLRGYLKMADFGTLANEWPLMDQWENEVADGTLPDGVGTEKA from the coding sequence ATGTTGCCCCATAAAACCCTGTTTCCGGGTGTTATCGAACTGAACTTCCAGGCGGGTGAAGTACTCGGCTGCAACGTCTACCTCGTCCACGACCAGGGCGAATGGACGCTGATCGACATCGGTTACGAAGAGACCGTCGACGAGTTCATCGAACTGATTCGCCAACTCGATTTTCCGCTGTCGAAGTGCAAGACCCTGATCGCCACGCATGCCGATGTCGATCACATCCAAGGGCTCGCCAAAGCGAAACAGATGCTGCGGACATCCGTCACGTCGCACCCGCTGGCTGTCGAAGCGTTGCAGACCGGCGACAAACTGACAACGTTTGCTGAGATCAAAGCTCAGAACATCCACTTGGACATGCCGCCAGTCGAGATCGAACATCAGATCAACGATGGCGACACGATCCGCATCGGCAACCTGGAACTGGAAGTCTGGCACACGCCTGGGCACACCGACAGCCAGCTGTCGTTCCGATTGGGCGACGTGCTGTTCAGTGGCGATAACATCTATCGCGACGGATGCGTCGGTGCGATCGATGCGCATCACGGCAGCAACATCAACGACTTCATCAAGTCGCTCGAACGGATTCGCGACAGCGACGTCGTCTGGCTGCTGCCCAGCCACGGACCGTTCTTCCGCAAAGACGAAAAGATGCTCAACGCAACCATCGATCGGCTGCGCGGCTATCTGAAAATGGCCGACTTTGGCACCCTTGCCAACGAATGGCCGCTGATGGATCAGTGGGAAAACGAAGTCGCCGACGGCACTCTCCCCGACGGCGTCGGGACCGAAAAAGCGTAA
- a CDS encoding DUF3299 domain-containing protein — MLSHSPASSMLRIATCWIFASTVVLPLTAAPIEKEKGQEEQAAAATTERPARGVRPTPTDAKPAAPPRRMPPKRKGEISFDTILFEMDKEDDYDPSMVTPEIKALQGKEVTIRGFILPASVFQQVGIKQFVLVRDNQECCFGPGAALYDCIMVKMTGDNSANFSTRPVAVKGKFHLTEKYKYPDGKYLAIYEMEATKVE; from the coding sequence ATGTTGTCCCACTCTCCCGCCTCCAGCATGCTGCGGATCGCGACCTGTTGGATCTTTGCATCGACAGTCGTCCTGCCTCTAACCGCCGCACCGATCGAAAAAGAAAAAGGCCAAGAAGAACAAGCCGCCGCGGCGACGACCGAACGCCCGGCTCGCGGAGTTCGTCCGACGCCGACCGATGCCAAACCAGCCGCTCCGCCCCGGCGAATGCCTCCCAAACGCAAGGGAGAGATCTCGTTCGACACGATCCTGTTCGAGATGGACAAGGAAGACGACTACGACCCCAGCATGGTCACTCCCGAGATCAAAGCCCTGCAAGGGAAAGAGGTCACGATTCGCGGCTTCATCCTCCCCGCATCGGTCTTCCAACAGGTCGGGATCAAACAGTTTGTCCTCGTCCGCGACAACCAGGAATGCTGCTTCGGTCCCGGCGCGGCTCTGTATGACTGCATCATGGTCAAGATGACCGGCGACAACAGCGCCAACTTTTCAACGCGGCCAGTCGCTGTCAAAGGGAAGTTTCATCTGACCGAAAAGTACAAGTATCCCGACGGCAAATACCTCGCGATCTACGAGATGGAAGCGACCAAAGTCGAATAG
- a CDS encoding DUF3299 domain-containing protein — protein MSATADTVDYPYRALSKLAIASVSLFIVGLLGLVPLFEPILSLAMIGAACGIFAVRSIKQFPEEYGGLMLAKTGIFLNVALLVGGVAEHTIIYLTEVPEGYQRVGFYELERAKGPDAPTEKAIEIDGEDIFLKGYIHPASGEGALKQFILVPDLGTCCFGGQPRSSSMIEVTLTGTKTVRYGRTKMKLAGQFELNKSLRTKKDIDNILFYRLRADYVKQ, from the coding sequence ATGTCTGCAACCGCAGACACCGTCGATTATCCCTATCGAGCCCTCAGCAAGCTGGCGATCGCCTCGGTCAGCTTGTTTATCGTTGGCCTTCTGGGCCTGGTGCCGCTGTTCGAACCGATCCTTTCGCTAGCGATGATTGGCGCGGCCTGCGGGATCTTCGCCGTCCGTTCGATCAAGCAGTTTCCCGAAGAATACGGCGGATTGATGCTCGCCAAAACCGGGATCTTCCTGAACGTGGCGCTGCTGGTCGGCGGCGTCGCCGAGCACACCATCATCTATCTGACCGAAGTTCCCGAGGGGTATCAACGCGTCGGGTTCTACGAACTCGAACGAGCCAAAGGCCCCGACGCGCCGACCGAAAAAGCGATTGAGATCGACGGCGAAGATATTTTTCTCAAGGGCTACATTCACCCCGCGTCGGGCGAAGGGGCTTTGAAACAGTTCATTTTGGTACCCGATCTGGGAACCTGCTGTTTCGGAGGCCAACCGCGATCCAGTAGTATGATAGAAGTCACGCTGACCGGCACGAAGACAGTTCGCTACGGGCGAACGAAGATGAAGCTGGCCGGGCAATTCGAGCTGAACAAATCGCTTCGCACGAAAAAGGACATCGACAACATTCTGTTCTATCGACTGCGAGCCGATTATGTGAAGCAATAA
- a CDS encoding HEAT repeat domain-containing protein, with translation MGRRFVPLLLICATLSQSTNLLACPFCTAVSQTLRQEMASMDAVVVAEATEAIEPSDTGEVELTVKVVLKGEKLVKVDQRVKSIYFGKAEKGRRFMLTGVDPPELMWSSPLPLTERSEDYLLKLTKLPDDDVERLVFFQEFLEDEEDLLARDTYDEFAVAPYSAVKALGPKMHHDQLIEWIKDPEIASDRRRLYLTMLGVCGDKKDVPMLEAMLTSTQKSTRGGLDALIACYLTLNGAEGLPVVNKLFLDNKKAEYADTYAAIMALRFHGTETDVIPKEQLVSSLHHVLKRPQLADLVIPDLARWGDWSQIDALVELFKTAEAGNNWVRVPVINYLRACPLPEAAAALVELEKVDPAAVRRANTFFPVPAADAPKKDAETSQISDSAASGLVQVFDSGKPLAAATAALPQVGRSATTISAVNPLRLLFVSSITATSLTILIWLVISGGTLPAQT, from the coding sequence ATGGGACGTCGATTCGTTCCCCTCCTTTTGATCTGCGCCACGCTCAGCCAATCCACCAACCTGTTGGCCTGCCCCTTCTGCACCGCAGTCTCCCAAACCCTTCGCCAAGAGATGGCATCGATGGATGCTGTCGTCGTCGCCGAAGCGACCGAAGCGATCGAGCCATCGGACACCGGCGAAGTCGAACTGACCGTCAAGGTTGTCCTCAAAGGGGAGAAGTTGGTCAAAGTCGACCAACGCGTCAAATCGATTTATTTTGGCAAAGCGGAAAAAGGGCGACGGTTCATGCTGACCGGCGTCGATCCGCCCGAACTGATGTGGTCTTCGCCGCTGCCGCTGACCGAGCGCTCCGAAGACTATCTGCTGAAACTGACCAAGCTGCCCGACGACGATGTCGAACGATTGGTCTTCTTCCAAGAGTTCTTGGAGGATGAAGAGGATTTGCTGGCGCGCGACACCTATGACGAATTTGCTGTCGCCCCGTATTCGGCTGTCAAAGCGTTGGGTCCCAAGATGCATCACGACCAATTGATCGAGTGGATCAAAGATCCCGAAATCGCATCGGATCGCCGCCGGCTGTATCTGACGATGCTGGGCGTGTGTGGCGACAAAAAAGACGTCCCGATGCTCGAAGCGATGCTGACCAGCACGCAGAAGAGCACTCGCGGCGGCCTCGATGCGTTGATCGCTTGTTATCTAACGCTCAACGGCGCCGAGGGCTTGCCCGTGGTGAACAAACTTTTCCTGGACAACAAAAAAGCAGAATACGCCGACACGTACGCGGCGATCATGGCGTTGCGATTCCATGGCACCGAGACCGATGTGATTCCGAAAGAGCAATTGGTCAGCTCGCTGCACCACGTTCTGAAGCGTCCGCAATTGGCCGATCTGGTGATTCCCGATCTGGCTCGCTGGGGCGACTGGTCTCAGATCGATGCCTTGGTGGAGCTGTTCAAAACGGCTGAAGCTGGCAACAACTGGGTCCGCGTTCCCGTGATCAATTATTTGCGAGCCTGCCCGCTGCCCGAAGCGGCCGCGGCGCTTGTCGAGCTGGAAAAAGTCGACCCGGCAGCGGTTCGTCGCGCCAACACGTTCTTCCCCGTCCCGGCAGCCGACGCTCCTAAGAAAGACGCGGAAACTTCGCAAATCTCCGATTCCGCAGCATCGGGCCTGGTCCAAGTCTTCGATTCGGGGAAACCATTGGCGGCGGCAACGGCTGCGCTTCCGCAAGTCGGTCGATCGGCAACCACGATCTCCGCAGTGAACCCGCTGCGACTGTTGTTCGTATCAAGCATTACCGCCACGAGCCTGACGATTCTGATCTGGCTTGTCATCAGCGGGGGAACTCTGCCGGCGCAGACCTGA